Proteins co-encoded in one Nicotiana sylvestris chromosome 7, ASM39365v2, whole genome shotgun sequence genomic window:
- the LOC138872680 gene encoding uncharacterized mitochondrial protein AtMg00810-like, whose product MLFFMEIYIRKYIMQIPPGLVVKDQSLQGDSVIYLEVYVDDVLVTSADQEKISQLKAFLHDKFKIKDLGNLHYFLGLEVLYKPDGVIISQRNALSSPLDPNEMLKAKEDKPLEDFTSYRKLIDWSVRAFYDSDWDSCPYSRRFVSGYIGLLGNSHLSWKSKKQETISLSSAEAEYRLLRKVVGECSG is encoded by the exons ATGcttttcttcatggagatttacATAAGGAAGTATATTATGCAGATTCCACCAGGTCTCGTGGTAAAAGACCAATCTCTG CAAGGAGATTCAGTGATTTATTTGgaagtgtatgtagatgatgtcttGGTCACAAGTGCAGATCAGGAGAAAATAAGTCAATTAAAAGCTTTCCTTCATGATAAGTTTAAGATAAAGGACTTAGGCAACTTGCATTACTTCTTAGGTCTGGAAGTCCTATACAAGCCTGATGGTGTGATTATCTCTCAAAGGAA TGCTTTGAGTTCTCCACTTGATCCTAATGAAATGTTAAAGGCCAAGGAGGATAAACCATTAGAGGATTTCACTTCCTACAGAAAGTTGATAG ACTGGTCTGTTAGAGCATTTTATGATTCTGATTGGGATTCTTGCCCATACTCAAGAAGGTTTGTGAGTGGGTACATTGGTTTGTTAGGAAACAGTCATCTCAGCTGGAAATCTAAAAAGCAGGAGACTATTTCACTATCCTCAGCAGAGGCAGAGTACAGGTTGCTTAGGAAAGTGGTTGGTGAATGTTCTGGCTGA
- the LOC104210725 gene encoding uncharacterized protein gives MEKANRKTHGSTDPGAEHTTTGKRAKMQNDDEEEEEGDMMAWLSLDDEKMTELSNVLDPDTASFQQSFRVRFIENPYIPPVIVQSSSGYITINGNEESCGSSFSDLDSSAMASVDRGSLNGILFEAIKGKGVAWGSDADEAGGWMEENGDDVASWSWGKQMDDEDLFGCYGGEKMDDDDDEASCGKFLGEDLFGNWDTVENW, from the coding sequence ATGGAAAAAGCTAACCGGAAAACACATGGGAGTACTGATCCCGGCGCCGAACACACTACCACCGGTAAACGAGCTAAAATGCAAAATgacgatgaagaagaagaagaaggcgaTATGATGGCTTGGTTAAGCTTGGACGACGAGAAAATGACTGAGCTTTCCAATGTACTGGACCCTGATACTGCGTCGTTTCAGCAGTCGTTCAGAGTGAGGTTCATTGAAAACCCGTACATCCCGCCGGTGATCGTACAGTCCTCGTCGGGTTATATTACTATAAACGGCAACGAGGAGTCATGTGGCTCGTCATTTTCCGACTTGGACTCGTCGGCCATGGCGAGTGTAGATAGGGGGAGCTTGAATGGGATTTTATTCGAGGCGATTAAAGGAAAAGGTGTCGCGTGGGGTTCAGACGCCGATGAGGCAGGTGGATGGATGGAAGAAAATGGTGATGACGTGGCGTCGTGGAGTTGGGGTAAACAAATGGACGATGAGGATTTGTTTGGTTGTTATGGCGGTGAAAAGATggacgatgatgatgatgaagctAGCTGCGGTAAGTTTCTGGGGGAAGACTTGTTTGGAAATTGGGACACTGTAGAAAATTGGTGA
- the LOC138872681 gene encoding uncharacterized protein, producing MPDVEALTKDFDEIRTAMWDESRPMVLAKGMLFPDKVCLSRACKMHNVKECREMTVWESSPVVYKVVCRRWFWPCHWMLCAMKKKTGLWKVGKYIPTHTCEIDTFNGNHFNLDIDLISLVLIPYIKATIRHKIKECITAVHQEHGHTITKRKAYLGQKRAFEIVYGNWDKSFVDLPRYMAALQQFNPETVVEWKLEHIPDGTHVYRKYDIKLLIDVAVDANGQIFPLAFAICANESQEMWTLFLNHLKEHVVKQRSGICLTSDRHGGILSYVENLPAWLEPYAYYRYYVRHFKANFQKAYPKKDLHDLMWMTTTDHQQYKFRMHMEYIRQEDEAAYRWLMQHDPEKWTLYADGGRRWGTLTTNVSESFNGLLKSARGLPVTAMVRLSFQQMAERFVERSAAATSLMEKGVEFMPVPMKRFEKYRWRAHWHSFLQYDSERNVFEVRTVIHQNRGNNVHTVNESRRLCSCEKWSIYHMPCSHAIKYFQQVGLGVTNYADQQYSVAKYLNTYSGQLQPVGAEHYWTPEPFKMVCNKSYLRRIQVKKRTRIRNQMDVSETVYAHRCGICSQTGHDRRKCPLDGNSNQARGGCSSSVPNYP from the exons atgccggatgtggaagctctaacaaaggattttgatgaaattcggacagcaatgtgggatgagtctagaccaatggTGTTGGCAAAGggcatgctttttcctgataaagtgTGCCTAAgtagggcttgtaaaatgcacaacgtaaaagagtgtcgtgagatgactgtatgggagtcaagtccggttgtatacaaggttgtttgtcgcaggtggttttggccatgtcatTGGATGTTGTGTGCGATGAAGAAGAAGACAGgtctgtggaaagtgggtaaatacattcccacccacacatgcgaaatagacacattcaacgggaatcatttcaacttggatattgacttgatttctcttgttctTATTCCATACATCAAAGCAACCATAAGgcataaaatcaaagagtgcattacagcagtcCACCAGGAACATGGCCAtacaattactaaaagaaaggcatatcttgggcagaaaagagcgtttgaaatagtctatggtaactgggataagtcatttgtaGATCTCCCTAggtacatggctgcactgcagcaGTTTAACCCCGAGacggttgttgaatggaagcttgagcataTTCCAG ATGGCACTCATGTCTATAGAAAGTACGATATCAAACTGTTGATAGACGTGGCAGtcgatgctaatggacagatatttcctctagcttttgctatttgtgccaatgaaagccaagAGATGTGGACactatttttgaaccacttgaaagagcacgttgtgaAACAACGTTCCGGTATTTGTCTAACATCCGATCGGCACGGTGGTATCTTAAGTTATGTAgagaacttgcctgcatggcTAGAACCTTATGCCTATTATCGTTACTATGTTAGACACTTTAAAGCTAATTTTCAGAAGGCATATCCCAAAAAGGATCtccatgatttgatgtggatgacaacaacagaccaccaacaataTAAATTCCGGATGCACATGGAAtatatcaggcaagaagacgaggcagcctatcgttggttaatgcaacatgaccctgaaaagtggacgttgtatgcggatggtggcagacgatggggaactttgactacaaatgtgtcagagtctttcaacgggttattgaagtctgCAAGAGGATTACctgtcacagccatggtgcggtTGTCATTCCaacagatggcggagaggtttgttgaaaggtctGCAGCTGCAACATCATTGATGGAAaagggtgttgaatttatgccagtacctatgaaaagatttgagaaatataGATGGCGAGcgcattggcattcatttttgcagtatgatagcgaaagaaatgtttttgaagttcgcaccgttATCCATCAAAATcgaggtaataatgtacatactgtaaatgaatctagAAGGTTATGCTCTTGTGaaaaatggtccatctaccacatgccttgctcacatgccatcaagtactttcaacaagttggtttggGTGTAACCAACTATgctgatcaacaatatagtgttgcgaagtacctaaacacatatagtgggcagttgcagccagtgggtgctgagcattattggacgcctgaaccatttaaaatggtgtgtaacaagtcctatttgcgtcgAATACAGGTGAAGAAGAGAacacgtatacggaaccaaatggatgttagtgaaaCCGTGTATGCACAcagatgtggtatatgctcgcaaacaggacacgaccgtagaaaatgtcctttggATGGCAACAGTAATCAAGCTCGGggtgggtgttcttctagtgtacctaactatccatga